CACAGGAGTCGAACCTGTAACCTTCTGATCCGTAGTCAGATGCTCTATCCAATTGAGCTAGGGGTGCAACCGATACCTTCAGGCTGTAACGGTAAAGGTTTTTGCAAGGCAAAATTTAAAACTTTATGCCAAATTAGAAGTTTTATATTCACATCTATATTTCATCAGAGTTTCAAAACTGCCTATGTCACCCCAATCAAAATCGCCGATGATCACCGAAAGATTCTCAAGTTTCTCCAGTATAGCATGATCAAAGGATATATTTTTTGCAAGCCCATAGGCCTGTACATCGCCATGGATATATTTTAGCACATTCTTATATATGTCCATGGTATGTAATCTAAATGCTTCCCGCACAAAGCTAGTTGTAGATATGACCATACCAGTATTCCAAAGATACTTGCCAGACAATAGGTATTTTTTTGCGATCATTTGGTCTGGTTTTTCTACGAATCTAGCCACAGGAAACATTTTTCTATGGCGACCCATGGCCCTGTCAATTTCAATATAGCCGTATTGAGAGGATGGCCCTCCGGGAGTCACACCGACAACGGCCATCCCTCTGCCACCCGAAACAAAAGTAGTTGCCAATGATAAGGTTGCAACAAAGCCATTGTCTCCATTTATCACCGAATCCGATGGCATAAATACTATTGGCCTAGGACCAAATCGATGATACAAAATTTCATTTGCTAAACAAATGGCTGGTGCCGTATTCATCACCTGTGGCTCAACTATTATGTTGGATTCCAATAACATAGGAATTTCTTTTCGTAGCACAGAATCATTACCTTGGCTGGTGGAAATAAATACATTGGCAGCATTTCCTAACAAAATTCCACGGCAAAATGCCAATTCTATCAACGAAACACCTCCTATTTTCAAAAAATATTTCGGCCGCCACGGAGTACTTATGGGCCATAAACGTTTACCAACTCCGCCAGCTAGAACAACAACAAGCACATCCATAACTCATACAATCCTAGACTATACCCATAAAAAATAAACTAGCAGTAAAAATATAAATAAATTTGTTTATTTTTTATTGGACAAAGGCTCAAAAATACTCAGTAATTAAAGGCATAATGAAATTCAAATCAATTTATTTATTGTTTATTTATGTGTTTCTTTCACCAGTGGTGGTGTTTGGAGAAACGGTTAATGCCATGGAGACATCTAAGGTTGTTGATAATACCAAAGAAGTAAATAAAACACCTGATAATAAGGCCATTGGAGAAACCAAAGCTACTGTCAGTCAGAGTATTTCTGATGCAGAAAAGGATAAAATGATTAACGCCTATGGTTGGCTCATTGCAAAGGAATTATCACTTGCATCTCTGAATTTAAGTAGCAAGGAGTTAGATATATTTTGCACCGGACTAAAACTAGGCTGTGAAAATGGTGCACCACAGATAAAAAGCATGGAAGAAATGCAAAAAATGCAGGGCTTTTTTGAAAAGAGGATCGCAGAAAACGCAGATGCCGTGGCGAAAAAAAATGATGAAGAATTCATTAAAAATAAAAAAGAAGCTGATGCGTATGTGGCGAATCTCGACAAATTGCCAGGCATACGTAAAACCGAAAGTGGCTTGAGATACAAGATTTTATCGAATGGTGACGAAAAGGTACGGCCAACGGATTACTCCCAGATAGTAATCGAATATGAAGGAAAATTGATTGATGGTACCGTGTTTGACAGTTCGAGTAACAGAGAAGGAAAAGCCGAAATATTCATTGGCAGCACTGTAGATGGATTTAAAGAAGGGTTGCAGCTCATTGGCAAAGGCGGTGAGATAGAATTATACATATTACCTGAACTTGGCTATATGAATAGACAGCTAAGCTTGATTCCAGCAGGATCTCTGCTGATATTTAAAGTAAAATTGTTAGATATTTTGGCCATGGCTCCTCTTGGAGGCATGTTTGATGATTGGGAAGAAAATGGCGAAGAAATAATGGATGGCAGCAATAAAGTCAATCCTGAAGATAACAAAGATAAAGCTGCCCAACCAGTAGAATTATAGCAAATTACTACCTAAGCGATTTTAATTTATAGTCCATATTCTGCCAGATTGTAAGGTTTAGGCTTTCCGGTCTGGCTATTTTATTTATTTCTAACAAAATTTCTTCCAAAAGAGATTGGTCCATAAAAGGATAAGTTTTTATTATGTTTCCAATTTGTTTCCTCCTGTAATTGAACATATATCTTATTAACATTTTAGTTTTTCGATGAAATATATGTGGATGCTCTTTTTTTCGCAAAACTAACAATGCCGATGCCACCTTTGGCTTTGGATAGAAACATTTTTCTTTCACAGGATAAATCTGTTCAATCATATAGGCTGAGTTAAGGAATATTGATA
The sequence above is a segment of the Puniceicoccales bacterium genome. Coding sequences within it:
- a CDS encoding FKBP-type peptidyl-prolyl cis-trans isomerase → MFLSPVVVFGETVNAMETSKVVDNTKEVNKTPDNKAIGETKATVSQSISDAEKDKMINAYGWLIAKELSLASLNLSSKELDIFCTGLKLGCENGAPQIKSMEEMQKMQGFFEKRIAENADAVAKKNDEEFIKNKKEADAYVANLDKLPGIRKTESGLRYKILSNGDEKVRPTDYSQIVIEYEGKLIDGTVFDSSSNREGKAEIFIGSTVDGFKEGLQLIGKGGEIELYILPELGYMNRQLSLIPAGSLLIFKVKLLDILAMAPLGGMFDDWEENGEEIMDGSNKVNPEDNKDKAAQPVEL